Proteins encoded within one genomic window of Bombina bombina isolate aBomBom1 chromosome 1, aBomBom1.pri, whole genome shotgun sequence:
- the LOC128666680 gene encoding putative nuclease HARBI1: MEMINLFCIAIQQRRKRRRFLELVQRYERRRRPRLFLPRIGLHTLSDREIVRRFRLNRGLIENLYLEIKDSIEPITYRTKAIPGMLKLLAVLYFLATGSFQAVTSLVVGMSQASFSSHLTVVLKALHQRIVNYVHIPETPEDWHRVKVQFYGIAGMTNILGAIDCTHVLVQPPKLGELPYRDRKRNHSLNIQVISDAKLKIMSIRSGFPGDSAYSCLPWLFTPVLNPRTPAQVRYNEAHTSTRCVIERTFGVLKSRFRCLDLSGGVLLYKPKKVSLIFLICCMLHNLALRMPDADISMLQVEYDDNVAPLEQIDASGVQARSDYIHALFEQ; encoded by the exons ATGGAGATGATCAATCTATTTTGCATTGCTATACAACAAAGACGCAAAAGAAGGAGATTTTTGGAGTTAGTTCAGCGTTATGAACGACGCAGAAGGCCAAGGTTATTTTTACCTAGAATAGGGTTACATACCCTGAGTGACAGGGAAATTGTTCGAAGATTCCGTTTGAATAGAGGTTTAATTGAGAATCTGTATCTGGAGATCAAAGACTCCATTGAACCTATAACTTATAGGACAAAGGCAATCCCTGGAATGTTAAAACTGCTGGCTGTCCTCTATTTCCTCGCCACAGGATCATTTCAGGCTGTAACAAGTTTAGTTGTGGGGATGAGCCAGGCTTCTTTTTCAAGTCATCTAACTGTAGTATTAAAAGCCTTACACCAACGGATAGTAAATTATGTACATATTCCGGAAACACCAGAGGATTGGCATCGTGTGAAGGTGCAGTTCTATGGGATTGCTGGGATGACAAACATTTTGGGTGCAATTGACTGTACCCATGTGTTAGTGCAGCCTCCAAAGTTAGGAGAATTGCCCTATCGTGACCGCAAGCGTAACCATTCTTTAAATATACAGGTCATCTCTGATGCCAAATTGAAGATTATGAGCATCCGGTCAGGATTCCCAG GAGATTCAGCCTATTCATGTCTCCCATGGCTTTTCACTCCTGTGCTGAACCCCAGAACTCCTGCGCAAGTGCGCTACAATGAGGCTCATACATCTACAAGATGTGTTATAGAGCGCACATTTGGCGTTTTGAAAAGCAGGTTTCGTTGTTTAGACCTCTCTGGGGGAGTACTTCTATACAAACCAAAGAAAGTATCCCTGATATTTCTCATATGTTGCATGCTCCACAACCTAGCATTACGCATGCCAGATGCTGATATTTCTATGTTACAAGTAGAGTATGATGACAATGTGGCACCTTTAGAGCAAATTGATGCAAGTGGAGTACAAGCTCGATCTGATTAcatccatgctctatttgaacaatga
- the LOC128643558 gene encoding uncharacterized protein LOC128643558 has translation MSRTPIFTDGELIILVYGMNRYFPRRIGGVRGIRHERRDEIIYEMMRRMRRVSGIHRRRRQCLRRFSDLRRREPERYTAMRSLIRRYLSRPRERIPRYLLPVSHSSPVSNRSSPPLPLTLLQPQGDEDSQTSSAMSENEDESDESSSSSEEEISPEACPTLVTAEEEDEPENEDDSDAYATSALSPEERQEEEAESESETDSGTEYAATAEDEVEKKETVEIGTQTEPSVTQFRDLRQALRNFVEAARVLEHSLQNL, from the exons ATGTCGAGAACACCAATTTTCACAGATGGGGAGCTTATTATACTTGTTTACGGAATGAACAGGTATTTCCCGAGGAGAATCGGTGGTGTGCGCGGTATTAGGCACGAGAGACGGGATGAAATAATATATGAGATGATGCGCAGGATGAGACGCGTTTCAGGTATACATAGGAGGCGACGACAGTGTCTGAGACGATTCAGTGACCTGAGACGCAGAGAGCCAGAACGCTATACGGCCATGAGGTCGCTCATTCGGagat ACCTATCAAGGCCAAgggagaggatacctaggtatctgCTGCCGGTATCCCACAGCAGCCCAGTGAGCAACAGGTCATCACCACCACTGCCACTGACTTTGCTCCAACCTCAGGGTGATGAGGACTCCCAGACATCCTCAGCTATGAGTGAAAATGAAG atgaaagtgatgaatcATCCTCATCATCCGAGGAGGAGATTTCCCCAGAAGCATGTCCTACACTGGTGACGGCAgaggaggaagatgagcctgaaaatgaag ATGACAGTGATGCATATGCTACATCAGCCCTAAGTCCGGAGGAGAGACAAGAGGAGGAGGCGGAAAGTGAAT CTGAAACAGACAGTGGCACTGAATATGCAGCCACAGCAGAGGATGAggtggaaaaaaaagaaa cgGTTGAAATAGGGACACAAACAGAGCCCTCAGTTACACAATTCAGGGACCTTCGTCAGGCACTGCGAAATTTTGTAGAGGCTGCAAGAGTACTAGAGCATTCACTTCAAAATCTTTAA